In Delphinus delphis chromosome 11, mDelDel1.2, whole genome shotgun sequence, one genomic interval encodes:
- the TMEM121B gene encoding transmembrane protein 121B: MRPAPGAPRAAPPPARLQPRFPRGRSGSGSSSGGSGGDTGSSSSSSSAGAEREDDDESASISRPLVPAGPPGSAAASCASTPTSPRSMTAADLGAGAVAGAVGGAGGASPGPSCRLCCCCCGRRARPGRGGGRRGCAPGPGCRWGYQALSVALLLAQGGLLDVYLIAVTDLYWCSWVATDLVVAAGWAIFFAKNSRGRRGAAHTHHPHHPHAAPLHLPAAPAAAAGAAGAKARGGRGGAGGLGPAGAAGAAGEFAFAYLAWLIYSIAFTPKVVLILGTSILDLIELRAPFGTTGFRLTLALSAPLLYCLVRAIGEAGATPGSAGPLLLQPQRHRAAGCFLGTCLDLLDSSALVELMLDGRAPLPAHLRYLLLAAYFLALASPVLWLHELHAAAASPRGRASRPGGCSRLLRLLGGCLVDVPLLALRCLLAVSYQQPLSVFMLKNLFFLGCRGLEALEGCWDRETPASPSRARAGYGAPPSAPLVPGAPQLGHCISEDEGGAHGYVNTLAVASQN, encoded by the coding sequence ATGCGCCCCGCGCCCGGCGCCCCCcgcgcggccccgccccccgcccggcTGCAGCCCCGGTTCCCGCGCGGCCGGAGCGGCTCgggcagcagcagcggcggcagcggcggcgacaccggcagcagcagcagcagcagcagcgcggGCGCCGAGCGGGAGGACGACGACGAGAGCGCCAGCATCAGCAGGCCGCTGGTGCCCGCCGGGCCCCCGGGGAGCGCCGCCGCCTCCTGCGCCTCCACGCCCACCTCCCCGCGTAGCATGACCGCCGCCGACCTGGGCGCGGGCGCCGTCGCCGGGGCCGTCGGGGGCGCGGGCGGCGCCAGCCCCGGCCCCTCCTGCCGTTTGTGTTGCTGCTGCTGCGGTCGCCGGGCTCGGCCGGGCCGCGGCGGTGGGCGCCGCGGCTGCGCCCCCGGCCCGGGCTGTCGCTGGGGCTACCAGGCGCTGTCCGTGGCGCTGCTGCTGGCGCAGGGCGGCCTGCTGGACGTGTACCTCATCGCTGTCACCGACCTGTACTGGTGCTCCTGGGTCGCCACCGACCTGGTGGTCGCGGCGGGCTGGGCCATCTTCTTCGCCAAGAACAGCCGGGGCCGTCGGGGCGCCGCGCACACCCACCACCCGCACCACCCGCACGCCGCGCCCCTGCACctgcccgccgcccccgccgccgctgcCGGGGCTGCGGGAGCCAAGGCGCGCGGCGGCCGCGGGGGCGCGGGCGGCCTGGGGCCGGCGGGGGCGGCCGGCGCGGCCGGCGAGTTCGCCTTCGCCTACTTGGCCTGGCTCATCTACTCCATCGCCTTCACGCCCAAGGTGGTGCTCATCCTGGGCACGTCCATCCTGGACCTCATCGAGCTGCGCGCGCCCTTCGGCACCACGGGCTTCCGCCTCACCCTGGCGCTGTCGGCGCCGCTGCTCTACTGCCTGGTGCGGGCCATCGGCGAGGCGGGCGCCACCCCCGGCTCCGCGGGCCCCCTGCTCCTGCAGCCCCAGCGGCACCGCGCCGCCGGCTGCTTCCTGGGCACGTGCCTGGACCTGCTGGACAGCTCCGCCCTGGTGGAGCTGATGCTGGACGGCCGCGCGCCGCTGCCCGCGCACCTGCGCTACCTGCTTCTCGCCGCCTACTTCCTCGCGCTCGCCTCGCCGGTGCTCTGGCTCCACGAGCTCCACGCCGCTGCCGCCTCGCCCCGGGGCCGGGCCTCGCGGCCGGGAGGCTGCAGCCGCCTGCTGCGCCTGCTGGGCGGCTGCCTCGTGGACGTACCCTTGCTGGCGCTGCGCTGCCTGCTGGCCGTGAGCTACCAGCAACCGCTCTCCGTCTTCATGCTCAAGAACCTCTTCTTCCTCGGCTGCCGCGGCCTGGAGGCCCTGGAGGGCTGCTGGGACAGGGAGACCCCGGCGTCCCCGAGTCGGGCTCGGGCAGGCTACGGCGCTCCGCCCTCCGCCCCGTTGGTGCCGGGAGCCCCCCAGCTGGGCCACTGCATCTCGGAGGACGAGGGGGGCGCCCACGGCTACGTCAACACCCTGGCTGTGGCGTCCCAAAACTGA